One Polypterus senegalus isolate Bchr_013 chromosome 10, ASM1683550v1, whole genome shotgun sequence DNA segment encodes these proteins:
- the LOC120538149 gene encoding induced myeloid leukemia cell differentiation protein Mcl-1 homolog, with translation MTDLAQDMLTERVMKWRHVTGFIVFGSAVAKHLKQVHLEHCILPLADHISALLLKHCKDWMVKNRAWEGFADFFHIVVREPETWQFRITFLGLAFLTDGLVSFFKLNEMLQFLIQILHYFFHTF, from the exons ATGACCGATCTTGCTCAAGACATGCTCACTGAGAGAGTAATGAAATGGAGACATGTTACAGGCTTCATAGTATTTGGGTCAGCTGTAGCCAAGCACCTAAAGCAAGTCCACCTGGAGCATTGCATCCTGCCCTTAGCAGACCACATTTCTGCCTTACTGCTTAAACATTGTAAGGATTGGATGGTGAAAAATAGAGCTTGG GAAGGTTTTGCAGACTTCTTTCACATTGTAGTCCGTGAACCAGAAACTTGGCAGTTCCGAATCACCTTTTTAGGATTGGCATTCCTAACAGATGGCCTTGTtagtttttttaagttaaatgaaatgctgcagtTCCTTATtcaaattttacattatttttttcatactttttag